A genomic stretch from Tachyglossus aculeatus isolate mTacAcu1 chromosome 19, mTacAcu1.pri, whole genome shotgun sequence includes:
- the PNISR gene encoding LOW QUALITY PROTEIN: arginine/serine-rich protein PNISR (The sequence of the model RefSeq protein was modified relative to this genomic sequence to represent the inferred CDS: deleted 1 base in 1 codon) yields MWDQGGQPWQQWPLNQQQWMQSFQHQQDPSQIDWAALAQAWIAQREASGQQVAEQPGVLPNGQELPELEPGPNNHEWGMHHQPPHPPPDQQWMPPTPGPMDIVPPSEDSNSQDSGEFAPDNRHIFNQNNHNFGGPPDNFAVGPVNQFDYQHGAAFGPPQGGFHPPYWQPGPPGPPAPPQSRRERPSFRDRQRSPIALPVKQEPPPIDAVKRRTLPAWIREGLEKMEREKQKKLEKERMEHQRSQLSKKEKRAIEEAEGGDGPRLPQKSKFDSDEEDEDMENAEAASSGKMTRSPSPVPQEEQSEPEMTEEEKEYQMMLLTKTLLTEILLDVTNEEIYYVAKDAHRKATKAPAKQLAQSSALASLTGLGGLGGYGSGDSEDERSDRGSESSDTDDEELHHRIRLKQEAFWRKEREQQLLHDKQVEEEKLQNERLIKEMNEFVPKEPNSSLSLLEARETEGDVVSEKKRPASEAAPPVEARKDPRERLGRSRSGSSSSTSSNSRSSSSSSSSSDGSGSSSGDSSSSYSSSSGSSRSSSLSSSPRRKKRPSPSRSPTHKARRSRSRSYGRRLKAGGSQARDKVRDRRRASRNSLERDRRRNWSPPRDRRRSRSHSRDRRAGRGSRSRSREQRKADEPREQQREQREQREPRAGPGGRTHRAKGDGKERERKKERSKSLDRDRKRKDREREQDRRKEKPRKEDKDSKGGGQDDRWKRKRDGERIVSRSEPISVKIVRQGPRQESKRSFTKGSKKHSGSESSPRSTSESPGSSREKKAKKPKHSRSQSVEKSQRSGKKASRKHKSKSRSRSTTPPRRKR; encoded by the exons ATGTGGGATCAAGGCGGGCAGCCCTGGCAGCAGTGGCCTCTGAATCAGCAGCAGTGGATGCAGTCATTCCAACACCAACAGGATCCAA GCCAGATCGACTGGGCCGCCTTAGCACAAGCGTGGATCGCCCAACGTGAAGCCTCGGGACAGCAAGTGGCCGAGCAGCCGGGAGTCCTGCCCAACGGACAAGAGCTGCCTGAACTCGAGCCAGGCCCAAACAACCATG AATGGGGAATGCATCACCAGCCCCCACACCCCCCTCCAGATCAGCAGTGGATGCCACCAACACCAGGCCCCATGGACATTGTTCCTCCTTCCGAAGACAGCAACAGTCAGGACAGTGGGGAGTTTGCCCCCGACAACAGGCATATATTTAACCAGAACAATCACAACTTTGGTGGACCACCCGATAATTTTGCAGTGGGGCCCGTGAACCAGTTTGACTATCAG CATGGGGCTGCTTTCGGTCCGCCGCAAGGTGGATTTCATCCTCCTTATTGGCAACCAGGACCGCCGGGACCTCCAGCGCCTCCCCAGAGTCGAAGAGAAAGGCCGTCTTTCAGGGACCGGCAGCGCTCGCCCATAGCTTTGCCCGTGAAGCAGGAGCCGCCTCCCATCG ATGCGGTGAAACGCAGAACCCTTCCGGCTTGGATTCGAGAAGGACTGGAAAAGATGGAGCGGGAAAAGCAGAAgaagttggagaaggagagaatggaacaTCAGCGTTCCCAGTTGTCCAAAAAGGAGAAGAGGGCAATTGAGGAAGCTGAAGGAGGAGATGGCCCTCGGTTACCACAGAAAAGTAAATTT GACAGCGATGAGGAAGATGAAGACATGGAAAACGCTGAGGCGGCCAGCAGTGGGAAAATGACCCGAAGTCCATCTCCGGTTCCTCAAGAAGAGCAGAGCGAACCAGAGATgacagaagaagagaaggagtatCAGATG ATGTTGCTGACAAAAACGCTACTGACCGAAATTCTCCTCGATGTCACAAATGAAGAGATTTATTACGTGGCCAAAGATGCGCATCGGAAAGCAACAAAAG CTCCTGCAAAACAGCTGGCGCAGTCCAGTGCACTGGCTTCCCTTACTGGACTCG GTGGACTGGGTGGTTATGGATCAGGAGACAGTGAAGACGAAAGGAGCGACAGAGGCTCCGAATCGTCCGACACCGACGACGAGGAGCTCCACCACCGGATCAGGCTCAAACAggaagccttttggaggaaagaaagggaacagCAGCTGTTGCATGACAAACAGGTGGAAG aagaaaagcTGCAAAACGAAAGGCTGATCAAAGAGATGAACGAATTTGTTCCCAAAGAGCCAAACAGCAGCTTATCGCTCCTGGAAGCCAGGGAGACGGAGGGTGACGTGGTTAGCGAGAAGAAACGCCCCGCGAGCGAAGCGGCC CCCCCCGTAGAAGCCCGAAAGGACCCCAGGGAGAGACTAGGGAGGAGTAGGTCGGGGAGCTCGAGTAGCACGAGCAgcaacagcagaagcagcagcagcagcagcagcagcagcgacggcagcggcagcagcagcggcgaCTCCAGCTCCTCGTACAGTTCTAGCTCAGGGAGTAGCCGcagttcttccctctcttcctcccccaggaggaagaagaggcccaGCCCCAGCAGGTCCCCCACTCACAAGGCGAGGCGCAGCAGGAGTAGGAGTTACGGGCGTAGGCTCAAGGCCGGGGGTAGCCAGGCCAGGGACAAGgtaagagacaggaggcgggccTCGAGGAACAGCCTGGAGAGAGACCGGCGCCGAAACTGGAGCCCGCCccgagacaggaggaggagcagaagccaCTCGAGGGACAGGCGAGCCGGGCGGGGGAGTCGCAGCCGGAGTCGAGAGCAGCGGAAAGCGGACGAGCCCAGAGAGCAGCAGCGAGAGCAGCGAGAGCAGCGAGAGCCGAGGGCCGGCCCGGGCGGGAGGACCCACCGAGCCAAGGGGGACGgcaaggagcgggagaggaaaaaggagaggagtaAGAGCCTAGACAGAGACAGGAAGCGGAAGGACAGGGAGCGGGAGCAGGACCGGAGGAAAGAGAAGCCGAGGAAGGAGGACAAGGACAGTAAGGGCGGCGGCCAGGATGACAGGTGGAAAAGAAAGAGGGACGGCGAAAGGATCGTTTCGCGCAGCGAGCCCATCTCGGTGAAAATCGTGCGCCAGGGTCCCAGGCAGGAGAGTAAGCGGAGTTTTACCAAAGGTAGTAAGAAACACTCAGGCTCCGAGTCTAGCCCGAGGAGCACCTCTGAGTCTCCGGGAAGTAGCCGAGAAAAGAAGGCTAAGAAGCCTAAGCATAGCCGGTCTCAGTCCGTGGAGAAATCTCAAAGGTCTGGTAAGAAGGCAAGCCGCAAACACAAGTCTAAGTCCCGATCAAG ATCAACAACCCCTCCCCGTCGTAAACGCTGA